The following DNA comes from SAR324 cluster bacterium.
TTTGCTGAATTTGGCTGAAAAGGGAGTTCCTTTGTCATGACAGCAGAGGTGCCAAAGAGTATCCGTAAGAGATCCGATTTGGTTGCTGACCAAATCAAGGAGGCTATCATTAGTAAAAAGTTACCTCCTGGTGAAAGGCTCTCTGATGAAAAAGATTTTCTGAAGACTTATCGAGTCAGCAAGGGGACAATGCGGGAAGCCCTGAAATCACTGGAGGTGCAAGGACTCGTCAACATCAAAACTGGTCCAGGGGGCGGAGCCTCTGTTGCGAGAGTCAGTGCTGAAAAAACGAATGAGCTATTGTGGAATTACTTTTTTTCAAGAAACGTGTCCCTAGAAAATATCTATGCTGTCCGCAAACTCGTAGAACCTGAACTAGCAGCAAGTGTAGCAGAGCATCTGGATGAAGAAGACCTGCAACTGCTCGAGCAATCGGTTGGCCACTGTTCTCTCCAGGGATTTGAAGGTAATGATCGAGCACAGCGTATTCAGGAATTAGATTTCCATTTGGTGATGGCAGATTCCTGTCCAAATCCTGTGTTGGCTTTTTTTACAAAATTCATTCTCAGTCTACTGGCACGCATCATTATTCATGAGGAACTAACCCCCGATCCACACACCAGCGCTCAACACAGCCAACAAGGCCTTGACTACCATCAAGCTTTGCTACTGGCTTTTAGAGAACGTAACCCTCAGAAAGCTCGACAAGTGATGATCGAGCATATGGATTCAGCAGAATCCTTCATGTTGAATATCAGCCGTCCAAAGACTTCCTAGCCTATCCACTCTCACCACTAAAATTTACTTCTTCAGCTATTTCAGCTGAATTATCCCTGCTGATACTAATTTTAATTCCTTCAAAATCTAAGATCTTCGATTGAAAACCAGCAATATTGCCATACAACTGCTACCCTTGATGGACCAGTTGATAGGATAAAATATCTTAATCCCTCTGGAGAGATAATGGCTGAGGAAACTGGAAAGTTTAATCAAGAAACTACTGAAAATGATCCAACAAAATCTGAGATAGCAGAAGGCTCTGACCCACTAACTCAAAGATTGAACTCTAATGATGATGTGGGTGTTTCTTCTGAAGTTTTGGAAGACCCAACAACACTGAAAATTTGGGATGCTTCCCCTA
Coding sequences within:
- a CDS encoding FCD domain-containing protein; this translates as MTAEVPKSIRKRSDLVADQIKEAIISKKLPPGERLSDEKDFLKTYRVSKGTMREALKSLEVQGLVNIKTGPGGGASVARVSAEKTNELLWNYFFSRNVSLENIYAVRKLVEPELAASVAEHLDEEDLQLLEQSVGHCSLQGFEGNDRAQRIQELDFHLVMADSCPNPVLAFFTKFILSLLARIIIHEELTPDPHTSAQHSQQGLDYHQALLLAFRERNPQKARQVMIEHMDSAESFMLNISRPKTS